From Rhodococcus sp. B7740, one genomic window encodes:
- a CDS encoding GGDEF domain-containing protein encodes MSRLRFDESGRMLAVFAAVTTVLYAASAIASWSNLTGAQQVLAALALILGPTAIVVLARAGVPSPKQAVGLATALSVMALACALGSSDTMPAFLICVQAAMFLGMHIGAFWSERSAGIWVAVLAVSAVIGAAIAPYGTPFISYILVALGIVGATEVFGVFARRMRYSATHDALTGLLNRFGFESKIEKMLPACAARGLSVSLAVLDLDNFKEINDEYGHIAGDVLLARVSKAWKGQLTRRDVLGRLGGDEFVLFMPGVLETEAWQIIERLRRAHRAEWSVGLACMPAGRRWGEIYRAADADLYRAKRSRPPRTSRPSDPDAGYSGPIRRIAQ; translated from the coding sequence GTGAGCAGGCTCAGGTTCGACGAGTCCGGACGCATGCTCGCCGTGTTCGCGGCGGTCACCACGGTTCTGTACGCCGCCAGCGCGATAGCGTCGTGGTCGAATCTGACCGGTGCGCAGCAGGTTCTGGCCGCTTTGGCTCTGATACTGGGTCCGACGGCGATCGTGGTGCTGGCAAGGGCGGGTGTGCCGAGCCCCAAGCAGGCGGTGGGATTGGCGACCGCATTGTCGGTGATGGCACTCGCCTGCGCGTTGGGGAGCAGCGACACCATGCCGGCGTTCTTGATCTGCGTCCAGGCGGCCATGTTCCTCGGCATGCACATCGGTGCGTTCTGGTCCGAACGCAGTGCAGGCATTTGGGTTGCAGTGCTTGCTGTTTCGGCGGTCATCGGAGCGGCGATCGCGCCGTACGGAACGCCGTTCATCAGTTACATCCTCGTGGCGCTCGGCATCGTCGGTGCCACGGAGGTGTTCGGTGTCTTCGCGCGCCGAATGCGCTATTCCGCGACGCACGACGCTCTGACCGGCCTGCTCAACAGATTCGGGTTCGAGTCCAAGATCGAGAAGATGTTGCCGGCATGTGCCGCTCGCGGATTGTCGGTCAGCCTCGCCGTGCTCGACCTGGACAATTTCAAGGAGATCAACGACGAGTACGGCCACATTGCCGGTGACGTCCTGCTCGCCCGGGTCTCGAAGGCATGGAAGGGGCAGTTGACCCGACGCGACGTTCTCGGTCGGCTCGGCGGAGACGAGTTCGTGCTGTTCATGCCGGGGGTTCTCGAAACGGAGGCCTGGCAGATCATCGAGCGACTGCGCCGCGCTCATCGTGCGGAATGGAGCGTCGGATTGGCCTGCATGCCCGCGGGTCGCCGCTGGGGTGAGATCTATCGGGCAGCCGACGCCGATCTGTACCGAGCGAAGCGAAGCCGTCCGCCGAGGACGAGTCGGCCGTCCGATCCCGACGCCGGGTACAGCGGACCGATTCGCAGGATCGCGCAGTAG